Proteins found in one Aspergillus puulaauensis MK2 DNA, chromosome 8, nearly complete sequence genomic segment:
- a CDS encoding uncharacterized protein (SECRETED:SignalP(1-21);~TransMembrane:1 (n8-16c21/22o294-312i)), translating into MHLSKSYTLLALSLAAGTASARPNGDSGAVGQSTAIQSTAVAGNKGPKESSSVIFAPEGHATTFVPETTWVTEVTTVCTHETCQGKPTSTPVAEPTSESSATTETTAPVQSAPAQSAPVQSAPAQSAPAPAQSAPVQSAPAQSAPAPAQSAPVQSAPAQSAPVQSAPAQSAPVQSAPAQSAPAPAQSAPVQSAPAQSAPVQSAPAQSAPAQSAPAQSAPAQSAPAQSAHPTSAPAASSTPLIKPTPASSSAHASSSAHKTSRPTSTSTNEINEGGEAPAGPESTGGPINPGSRVIIPGVATLVGIAFGLIYMA; encoded by the coding sequence ATGCATCTTTCTAAGTCTTATACCTTGCTTGCCTTGTCCCTCGCGGCTGGAACTGCCAGCGCGCGTCCAAATGGAGATTCGGGCGCCGTCGGTCAGAGCACTGCCATTCAGTCTACTGCGGTTGCTGGAAACAAGGGCCCCAAGGAGTCCTCCAGCGTCATTTTTGCTCCTGAAGGGCATGCAACAACCTTTGTCCCCGAGACTACCTGGGTGACTGAAGTTACCACCGTCTGCACCCATGAAACCTGCCAGGGGAAGCCCACTTCAACCCCCGTGGCTGAGCCTACTTCTGAGTCTAGCGCCACCACTGAAACCACTGCGCCTGTTCAGAGTGCTCCTGCCCAGAGTGCTCCTGTCCAGAGTGCTCCTGCTCAGAGTGCTCCCGCTCCCGCCCAGAGTGCTCCTGTCCAGAGTGCTCCTGCTCAGAGTGCTCCCGCTCCCGCCCAGAGTGCTCCTGTCCAGAGTGCTCCTGCCCAGAGTGCTCCTGTCCAGAGTGCTCCCGCCCAGAGTGCTCCTGTCCAGAGTGCTCCTGCTCAGAGTGCTCCCGCTCCCGCCCAGAGTGCTCCTGTCCAGAGTGCTCCTGCCCAGAGTGCTCCTGTCCAGAGTGCTCCCGCCCAGAGTGCTCCTGCCCAGAGTGCTCCTGCCCAGAGTGCTCCCGCTCAGAGTGCTCCTGCCCAGAGCGCCCACCCAACAAGCGCCCCTGCTGCCTCGAGCACGCCTCTCATCAAGCCAACTCCCGCTTCCTCGAGCGCCCACGCAAGCTCTTCCGCTCACAAGACCTCCAGGCCTACCTCAACGAGCACGAACGAAATCAatgaaggaggcgaagcCCCGGCCGGTCCAGAGTCTACCGGAGGCCCTATCAACCCCGGTTCTAGGGTCATTATCCCCGGAGTTGCCACCTTGGTTGGTATTGCTTTCGGCTTAATCTATATGGCTTAA
- a CDS encoding DUF821 domain protein (CAZy:GT90;~COG:S;~EggNog:ENOG410PMW2;~InterPro:IPR006598;~PFAM:PF05686) translates to MPFRPPQSSLFRFLGAGAVLSLILLAFLTFGRLEGYGFSSGYVIKDQASYNLLSPEQCVEAQLNGTGEWEFDARRDADNHGLSEGQCLSAFPKLFADVDRSAEAREKGEKGVITFKEVDEAGKIEENGMVRAAIKGGELYVLDFGNMQYTFSRGKATLSALNRALTAYPDRKSLPDIEFVFSTDDFSTGQSPVWTYSKHPGEEGVWLMPDFGYWSWPEVKVGSYKEIRQRIADVDEGDGTKSHRGLRFQDKKKQLAWRGNVGTNADVRGRLIEASRGKSWASIYEINWGDPAHVKANLLPMEEYCRYMFLAHTEGRSFSGRGKYFLNCRSVLVSHKLEWLEAHHGAFISSGPDANFVEVERDFSDLDKKMAFLIDNPETAERIADNSARTFRDRYLTPAAESCYWRHLIRKYAASCDFEPVLYETTRTGKRVDRGVHFESWILESH, encoded by the exons ATGCCATTTCGCCCACCGCAATCCTCCCTCTTTCGCTTCCTCGGCGCTGGCGCCGTCCTATCGCTGATTCTGCTTGCATTCCTCACATTCGGACGCCTTGAAGGTTATGGATTCTCTTCGGGATACGTGATTAAAGACCAAGCAAGCTATAACTTGCTATCACCAGAGCAGTGCGTGGAAGCGCAGCTTAATGGCACGGGGGAGTGGGAATTCGATGCGCGGCGCGACGCCGATAACCATGGGTTATCGGAGGGTCAGTGCCTGAGTGCGTTCCCGAAATTGTTTGCGGACGTTGATCGGTCCGCTGAGGCGAGAGAGAAAGGGGAGAAAGGGGTTATTACGTTTAAAGAGGTGGACGAAGCTGGGAAGATTGAGGAGAACGGTATGGTTAGGGCGGCCATTAAGGGCGGGGAG TTGTATGTACTCGACTTCGGAAACATGCAGTATACATTCTCTCGAGGGAAAGCGACGTTGAGCGCCCTGAATCGCGCCCTCACAGCGTACCCTGATAGAAAAAGCCTCCCCGACATCGAGTTTGTATTTTCAACAGACGACTTCAGCACGGGGCAGTCTCCAGTCTGGACCTATTCCAAACATCCTGGCGAGGAAGGTGTCTGGCTAATGCCCGATTTCGGATACTGGTCATGGCCGGAAGTCAAAGTCGGCTCGTACAAGGAGATCCGACAACGAATTGCAGATgtcgatgaaggcgacggCACCAAATCCCACCGCGGTCTACGGTTCCAGGATAAAAAGAAGCAACTTGCTTGGAGGGGCAATGTGGGCACGAACGCCGACGTAAGGGGCCGCCTCATTGAAGCCTCCCGCGGGAAAAGCTGGGCTAGTATTTACGAGATTAACTGGGGTGATCCAGCACATGTCAAAGCCAACCTTCTCCCCATGGAAGAATACTGCCGGTATATGTTCCTGGCGCACACTGAAGGTCGCAGCTTTTCTGGTCGCGGCAAGTACTTCCTTAACTGCCGGTCCGTGCTGGTCTCACACAAGCTTGAGTGGCTAGAAGCGCATCATGGCGCTTTTATATCCTCTGGTCCTGATGCAAACTTCGTTGAAGTGGAGAGAGACTTCTCAGACCTGGACAAGAAGATGGCATTCCTTATCGATAACCCCGAGACCGCGGAGCGGATTGCAGATAATTCGGCGAGGACGTTTCGGGATAGGTACTTAACGCCGGCGGCGGAGTCATGCTACTGGAGGCATCTAATAAGGAAGTATGCGGCTTCCTGTGATTTTGAGCCGGTGTTGTATGAGACCACCAGGACTGGAAAGAGGGTAGATAGGGGTGTGCATTTTGAAAGTTGGATTCTTGAGTCGCACTGA